The following are encoded in a window of Mycoplasmopsis verecunda genomic DNA:
- a CDS encoding IS30 family transposase produces the protein MDSLNDNEINKIHKDINKLREQNITHFNMEKLAIMFKNFATHETLNDISKTMNVSAKVLKQNLKLAMWDYTAEDSYKFCSNCKNRLTTIFKVSHREWVQLKMQNVQNPVQQIHENTISKWDDIVRFWRFWSKQHRIVKRKLSKGILLSDNEKKFEPLISVTTFLDYYKEQLKDKNAFIPTPQAFLLLYGLRIFKDVDFSIFILKSKEVFQNLIEINYVARKKPKGVQSKKINFGISIHLAPLTIRNREEFGHYEMDTVILNLRAKYCILTLLERKTRMLFGILTRRDADSIKESLLKLINHHNLTILSLTIDNGSENVKLNEIREIPVIYKCDTYSSWQKGSIENAHKKSETFYQKASFRDMLILNIFYKCSTQ, from the coding sequence ATGGATTCACTAAATGATAACGAAATAAACAAAATCCATAAGGACATAAACAAACTCAGAGAGCAAAATATAACTCATTTCAACATGGAAAAGCTAGCTATTATGTTTAAAAATTTCGCAACACATGAAACACTGAATGATATTTCAAAAACAATGAACGTATCAGCTAAAGTTCTCAAGCAAAATTTAAAACTAGCTATGTGAGATTACACAGCAGAAGACTCATACAAATTTTGCAGTAATTGTAAAAATAGACTAACAACAATTTTTAAAGTTTCACATCGTGAATGAGTTCAGCTCAAAATGCAAAATGTTCAAAATCCAGTTCAACAAATTCATGAAAACACAATTTCAAAATGAGATGATATTGTTCGCTTCTGAAGGTTTTGAAGTAAACAACACAGAATCGTTAAGAGAAAATTATCTAAAGGTATTTTACTTTCAGATAATGAAAAGAAATTTGAACCACTAATATCAGTAACGACATTCTTGGATTACTATAAAGAACAATTGAAGGATAAAAATGCTTTTATACCTACGCCACAAGCTTTTTTATTACTTTATGGATTAAGAATATTTAAAGATGTTGATTTCTCTATTTTTATTTTGAAATCAAAAGAGGTATTTCAAAATCTAATTGAGATAAACTACGTGGCAAGGAAAAAGCCTAAAGGAGTGCAATCTAAGAAAATTAACTTTGGTATTTCTATTCATCTCGCACCATTAACAATTAGAAACAGAGAAGAATTTGGACATTATGAAATGGACACAGTAATTCTTAATTTAAGAGCTAAATATTGCATTCTTACCTTGCTAGAAAGAAAGACAAGAATGTTATTTGGGATATTAACTCGGCGAGATGCAGATTCAATAAAAGAATCACTTCTTAAATTGATTAATCATCACAATTTAACCATTTTATCTCTAACCATAGACAATGGTTCGGAAAATGTGAAGTTAAATGAAATAAGAGAAATTCCTGTTATTTACAAGTGCGATACATATTCATCATGACAAAAAGGAAGCATAGAAAATGCTCATAAAAAATCAGAAACTTTCTACCAAAAGGCAAGTTTCCGAGATATGTTAATTTTGAATATATTTTACAAATGTTCAACGCAATAA
- a CDS encoding redoxin domain-containing protein: protein MRTVKFGNKDYELAGTQPIIGNEVVLVGAKEGKFTQTKPERKNKYMVLGTFPSADTAVCDMQILKMAELSHKYKNVDFVTFSMDLPTALSNYSEDHEVGKVQLYSDYLDHEVARGLGVLIEELQLCARSLFILDDLNKVQYVQINEKTGEQVDFKSMQARLDELLGENNG, encoded by the coding sequence ATGAGAACAGTAAAATTCGGAAATAAAGATTATGAACTTGCTGGAACACAACCAATTATTGGAAATGAAGTAGTTTTAGTTGGTGCTAAAGAAGGAAAATTTACTCAAACTAAACCTGAACGTAAAAATAAATATATGGTACTTGGAACATTTCCTTCAGCTGATACAGCAGTTTGCGATATGCAAATTTTAAAAATGGCAGAGTTATCACATAAATACAAAAATGTTGATTTCGTTACTTTTTCAATGGATTTACCAACAGCTTTAAGTAACTATAGTGAAGATCATGAAGTTGGTAAGGTTCAATTATATTCTGATTACTTAGATCATGAAGTCGCTCGTGGACTTGGTGTTCTAATTGAAGAACTACAATTATGTGCTAGATCATTATTTATCTTAGATGATTTAAATAAAGTTCAATATGTACAAATTAACGAAAAGACAGGTGAGCAAGTTGACTTTAAATCGATGCAAGCCAGATTAGATGAATTATTAGGAGAAAATAATGGATAA
- a CDS encoding dUTP diphosphatase: protein MNLSTIFEMQKELDKQISIKRKETHPELNSEDIKVQKTLALIIEAAEYINEVQSFKYWKIHRDIKKTAVTEEFADLIHFLVNFAYKYNIDPEITPLIVSNDINIQFQQLFIDIAEIMKEVNKENILRAFKVALGSFTMLGYDYDDLFYAYEKKNRKNYERIANNY, encoded by the coding sequence ATGAATTTAAGCACAATTTTTGAAATGCAAAAAGAGCTAGATAAACAAATCTCAATCAAGCGCAAAGAAACTCATCCAGAGTTAAATAGTGAAGATATTAAAGTACAAAAAACTCTAGCGTTAATCATTGAAGCAGCTGAATATATAAATGAAGTTCAAAGCTTCAAATATTGAAAAATACATCGTGATATTAAAAAAACAGCAGTAACAGAAGAGTTTGCTGATTTAATCCATTTCCTTGTTAATTTCGCATATAAATATAATATTGATCCTGAAATTACACCTTTAATTGTAAGTAATGATATTAATATTCAATTTCAACAACTATTTATTGATATAGCTGAAATTATGAAAGAAGTAAATAAAGAAAATATTCTTCGTGCCTTTAAAGTTGCTTTGGGGAGTTTTACAATGCTAGGATATGATTATGATGATTTATTTTATGCATATGAAAAGAAAAATCGTAAAAATTATGAAAGAATAGCAAATAATTATTAA
- a CDS encoding M42 family metallopeptidase — MDKKYEKLANRLAKYMSIEAISRFEEPVAQELLANVKASQFEVSRDNFGSIIFHKKSKKNDVPSVMLAAHMDEVGYMVKSIADNGNILLTTIGGVWPSVVIGTKATVVSNTTGKRFEGVFGHTSIHIMDRDKMSVALKEADLFVDLGFASKKEVQEAGIEIGDKVFLSGETIQFANNIIGGKAMDNRAGVTALEFIANNIADLDLDCDVYLVGTVQEEVGTRGAKTSVSIINPDVAFAVDTGAAHDTTGCKPGTPVLGKGVSLLVKDGGTLPDPKLLAILMEISKKNDIPAYKYVAEGGGTDAAELQYAQGGASVMTISIPQRYLHSPIGACSLIDIQATIDLMTEFLKSFSKKVYDEKIAYK, encoded by the coding sequence ATGGATAAAAAATATGAAAAATTAGCTAATCGTTTAGCAAAATACATGTCAATTGAAGCTATTTCACGTTTTGAAGAACCTGTGGCTCAAGAATTATTAGCTAATGTCAAAGCTTCTCAATTTGAAGTTTCAAGAGATAATTTTGGATCAATTATTTTTCATAAAAAATCAAAGAAAAATGATGTTCCATCTGTTATGCTAGCTGCACATATGGATGAAGTTGGATATATGGTAAAATCAATTGCTGATAATGGAAACATTTTATTAACAACAATTGGAGGAGTTTGACCAAGTGTTGTTATAGGTACTAAAGCAACTGTAGTATCTAATACAACTGGTAAAAGATTTGAGGGTGTATTCGGACATACTTCAATTCACATTATGGACAGGGACAAAATGTCTGTAGCTTTAAAAGAAGCGGATTTATTTGTTGATTTAGGTTTTGCTTCTAAAAAAGAAGTGCAAGAAGCTGGAATCGAAATCGGAGATAAAGTATTTCTATCAGGAGAAACAATTCAATTTGCTAATAACATTATTGGTGGAAAAGCAATGGATAATAGAGCAGGTGTAACAGCACTTGAATTTATTGCTAATAACATTGCTGATTTAGATTTAGATTGTGATGTTTATTTAGTTGGAACTGTTCAAGAAGAAGTTGGAACTCGTGGAGCTAAAACTTCAGTTTCAATTATTAATCCTGATGTAGCTTTTGCTGTAGATACAGGTGCAGCCCACGATACAACTGGATGTAAACCAGGAACACCAGTACTTGGTAAAGGTGTATCTTTATTAGTTAAAGATGGCGGAACATTACCTGATCCAAAATTATTAGCTATATTAATGGAAATCTCTAAGAAAAATGATATCCCAGCATATAAATATGTAGCTGAAGGTGGCGGAACTGATGCTGCTGAATTACAATATGCTCAAGGTGGAGCTTCAGTTATGACAATTTCTATTCCTCAAAGATACTTACATTCACCAATAGGTGCTTGCTCATTAATTGATATACAAGCAACAATTGACTTAATGACTGAGTTTTTAAAATCATTTTCAAAAAAAGTTTATGATGAAAAAATAGCATATAAATAA
- a CDS encoding MGA_1079 family surface serine endopeptidase, with protein sequence MSKKTKLILLLNIGIVIPATGIVATSCHKPQSTITSETIIQQDINAIERMKLTETKNNLLKLQQSQMRDNIIKIIDDKILAIPYNIKYNDVDWNLIKINALYNSYKSLYSKLADKKIFNTSDHNNQKIHIEQLLATRSTNLEEMESILNSITHYIDSYINSIDKYNNLLKKFEELKEKYLSKVMDSVIKTILLNEIEHQITNIKNGSTELMSIESAYKKIYGNLINILDLKLDVLLSKNDDFKIEEISKNKTLEIINDSEIKFDQLEEKLVYIKQLWQNNENIITQYHLKQNNILNIESKFRNSLSKYENYIKYDQTEISNEINELKEQIEFLKKKSNLTLDDIAKIDTEAIDNSYIHRIQLLQEISLDKFNSFRINNLFKNTPILNKIISSISDIMYSIISNGNINEYKKEIEYQQGLILRLQNLKTVRTNYNEWIYVEQTNNLIDKLFKITNLHTNEINKLIDEINSRNFIFEQYKNSYLDASKNYSDIKFGANLAFKSKFVTDILKFAKNEYDKINTNAYFNNTYSNLAKINDILHSYNELNLNTNFNKYSDNLQNKIKSILDSKYETTADFTNVIDEVNDVLSNYGKYDSILRKYNDLLNKAKEQYPSNLLNNLITLLQSQIDSTNRYINYDEILSSYEQLNNIVESYVNFGLKNTISSYKIEKSKQNLDFILNKNITSIQELKTAISQLKSTIDINAKYEDLLTKYNDVWLETNNSYQSDLLKSLQTIIRNKILQIRNHENHNDYLEVLQVINQQLNKYQELNLNNFYSDSNNSLQLRYKITALINKSTNDLSAFSQILNNIRLHINNNRKFELDYNKTLEKLKKESNYIKAQILKYNGSISNQNQDLLNIKLINDKLIDNKANNELFDNDELDKIISSIDLNNIHNKYVDIELQKLLFNTVDLKINDLFSDLKNEKYRLEEYNDDKTKANTLIEKWHELKNSYLNNPSQTALDKLTSFNIQLDSDISNIKNSVFIKYANLNLEVKLHEDKHNYDIKPSSASITDDNFWIYLDENVSDKSIQYKRENYHIDKDDPNTLIINYRTVADNKTLNIAKRIKFDDAYSGIEKLISDFEPKTLDDIYNINYYNLAFLSTDDLNINDKILPIFSNKNIDVNRYFDLQIQINSIKLNNNKLQATIKLLHNNYEIKEFLLESNQTVTLQNPYQYLIQVEPTERYQKTEFYKKPFYKASGITPVSFWLEEILSIASEFNYAIPYTINNDVPIEFFIMINTVGRIQNLNSIPASLREWFRNNQYSDEMKIKIHEQFIRRNFKIKTQETLQWSLSTYKQNEQYASFENDKNLIKYNLTVNINSKTLKGSFNFSTGDYQSENINDYLNATYMLSLPQSSNNKVLQKAIFEKTTSKNPQITHSNIVAWQVASKLNDIYNWPTFGRYQLQVDESQPNIVDKINGTAQIRFVILDTKTNTLVTKYDPMTKQDIVLKSQSFKLEWFKKFDQFDVEKKGEIWTDNDFITSDAKLSKYQRDIALARMINSTNITYRNGYRTPNNRMIDVATLLEEQSFDKMPYMFKFINSDKELKNSQNESGPNNDSNIIQDSADKINNVDIEYIKRNYYIYFIDVSGEHNSKTKLGHLRFKLGFINKKDNDIRFTSDKYINLYNLQNDYYEEYYPNMMLNMISRDELNLDLLDVSNITVEQFISQDMNVINSWLQNHGGILKYNLNYNNRYEIEKELISIEKVWRVPNETNSVFITLKYQNSNRVINGTTWYQIKGFKQNHIYQASDSTIINSLGRDRDIWHARPENLKTIFKSNGDILRHRNVDLNINDNLWDITPQQAKWTLPKQYYTDIMDNVNNRDKWLNLHLFSNIVFWDDAKEHRIFSLNAGLNFDINYDELKQKGTLFIDTTTSAITDKNNITHQIPVRLEIKYTNEGIEFIYKSLDPQYSIVADNLRYDFFSDKVPRDKENTLNQNGQLYIDRNGSLVSMRYTNNIVNEKFSSNPTNIISYKNLDYNEKNSPYYLYSEDRKDNVFKYNPNQNVEYKLHNGYKFPIEIAKKQYYADPLVAESNDRLLGMFIWPKAVFDSIYVLGKVNNDPKDGRFYAVTNEHVVKNDRIRWQPQKAFEDEEYLTTVTLMKKPDLFTTEIDGGSTHQAVGLNGQRGKVNIVWTGYSQIGYKRNVKRNDKTLIKDKFVDITVLEIDIIPFIQQAKLDGKFALANYFEKWFTFKNKNLTDYIATWSGATAYNDVSVTWSSFGNFQHSSHIVNRLSTIHGAYANGDAENGIRWFIHDYKFMPIYDEGGSSGSGLVDTHGNYISTFNSSTSNHIGVSWSNTNDSFNYFGLNYNNEHPLDLINSKSLVRNILKLNAYNPKQHLVPWWVKKPNN encoded by the coding sequence ATGAGTAAAAAAACAAAATTAATATTGTTATTAAATATTGGTATAGTAATTCCTGCTACAGGAATTGTGGCAACTAGTTGTCATAAACCTCAAAGTACTATAACATCTGAGACGATTATTCAACAGGATATAAATGCTATAGAGAGAATGAAACTAACAGAAACTAAAAACAACCTGTTAAAATTACAGCAATCACAAATGAGAGATAATATCATCAAAATAATTGATGATAAAATTTTAGCTATACCTTATAACATTAAATATAATGATGTTGATTGGAATTTAATAAAAATAAATGCTCTATATAATAGTTACAAAAGTTTATACTCAAAACTAGCGGATAAAAAAATATTTAATACTTCAGATCATAATAATCAAAAAATACATATAGAACAATTACTAGCTACAAGGTCAACTAATTTAGAAGAGATGGAATCTATATTAAATAGCATAACACACTATATAGATTCATATATTAATTCAATTGATAAATATAATAATTTATTAAAAAAATTTGAAGAATTAAAAGAAAAATATTTATCAAAAGTAATGGATTCAGTAATTAAAACAATACTTTTAAATGAAATAGAACATCAAATTACCAATATTAAAAATGGTTCTACTGAGCTGATGAGTATAGAAAGTGCATATAAAAAAATATATGGTAATCTTATAAATATACTCGATTTAAAATTAGATGTTTTACTTTCTAAAAATGATGATTTTAAAATTGAAGAAATATCCAAAAATAAAACCTTAGAAATTATTAATGATAGCGAAATAAAATTCGATCAATTGGAAGAGAAACTTGTATATATAAAACAACTTTGGCAAAATAATGAAAATATAATTACTCAATATCATCTTAAGCAAAATAACATTCTTAATATTGAAAGCAAATTCAGAAATAGCTTAAGTAAATATGAAAACTACATAAAATATGATCAAACTGAAATCTCAAATGAAATTAACGAATTAAAAGAACAAATAGAGTTTCTAAAGAAAAAAAGCAATTTAACTCTAGATGATATAGCAAAAATAGATACAGAAGCAATAGATAATTCATATATACACAGAATACAATTATTACAAGAAATTTCTCTAGATAAATTTAATTCTTTTAGAATTAATAATTTATTTAAAAACACACCTATATTAAATAAGATTATTTCATCCATATCCGATATTATGTATAGCATAATATCAAACGGTAATATTAACGAATATAAGAAAGAAATAGAATATCAACAAGGATTAATTTTAAGATTACAGAACTTAAAAACTGTTCGTACAAATTATAATGAATGAATATATGTAGAGCAAACTAATAATCTTATAGATAAATTATTTAAAATTACTAACTTGCATACTAATGAAATTAATAAATTAATAGATGAAATTAACTCAAGAAACTTCATTTTTGAACAATACAAAAATAGCTATCTTGATGCATCAAAAAATTATTCAGATATAAAATTTGGTGCTAATTTAGCTTTTAAATCCAAATTTGTAACAGATATTTTAAAATTTGCAAAAAATGAATATGATAAAATCAACACTAATGCCTATTTTAATAATACATACAGTAATCTTGCAAAAATAAATGATATATTACATTCATACAATGAACTTAATTTAAATACTAATTTTAACAAGTATTCTGATAATTTGCAAAATAAAATCAAATCAATTCTAGATTCTAAATACGAAACAACGGCAGATTTTACCAATGTTATTGATGAAGTTAATGATGTACTAAGTAATTACGGAAAGTATGACAGTATTTTAAGAAAATATAATGACCTATTAAATAAAGCTAAAGAGCAATATCCTTCTAATTTATTAAATAATTTAATTACACTGTTACAATCACAAATAGATAGCACAAATAGATATATAAATTATGATGAAATTCTTTCTTCTTACGAACAACTTAATAATATAGTTGAATCATATGTTAATTTCGGTTTAAAAAATACTATATCTAGTTATAAGATTGAAAAATCAAAACAAAATCTTGACTTTATACTCAATAAAAACATTACTTCGATTCAAGAACTTAAAACAGCTATATCACAACTAAAATCTACTATAGATATAAATGCAAAATATGAAGATTTATTAACTAAATATAATGATGTTTGATTAGAAACAAATAATTCATATCAATCTGATTTATTAAAAAGTTTGCAAACAATAATAAGAAATAAAATTTTACAAATAAGAAACCACGAGAATCATAATGATTATCTTGAAGTGCTACAAGTAATTAATCAACAATTAAATAAATATCAAGAATTAAATTTAAATAATTTTTATAGTGACTCAAATAATTCTTTACAACTAAGATATAAAATAACTGCTCTAATAAATAAATCCACCAATGATTTATCAGCATTTAGCCAAATTTTAAATAATATTAGACTCCACATTAACAATAATAGAAAGTTTGAGTTAGATTACAATAAAACATTAGAAAAACTTAAAAAAGAAAGCAATTATATAAAAGCACAAATACTAAAATATAATGGTTCTATTTCAAATCAAAATCAAGATTTGTTAAATATAAAATTAATAAACGACAAGTTAATAGATAACAAAGCTAATAATGAGTTATTTGACAACGATGAATTAGATAAAATCATTTCAAGTATTGATTTAAATAATATACATAACAAATATGTAGATATTGAATTACAGAAATTGTTATTTAATACCGTTGATTTAAAAATAAATGACTTATTTTCAGACTTAAAAAACGAAAAATATAGACTAGAAGAATATAATGATGATAAAACAAAGGCAAATACATTAATTGAAAAATGACATGAACTCAAAAACTCTTATTTAAATAATCCTAGTCAAACAGCTTTAGATAAATTAACAAGTTTTAATATTCAATTAGATAGTGATATATCGAATATAAAAAATTCTGTATTTATCAAGTATGCTAATTTAAATTTAGAAGTTAAATTACATGAAGATAAACATAATTATGATATTAAACCTTCATCTGCGTCTATTACTGATGATAATTTCTGAATTTATTTAGATGAAAATGTATCTGATAAAAGTATTCAATACAAAAGAGAAAATTATCATATTGACAAGGATGATCCTAATACTTTAATAATTAATTACAGAACTGTTGCTGATAATAAAACTCTAAATATAGCTAAAAGAATTAAATTTGATGATGCATATAGTGGTATTGAAAAATTAATTAGTGATTTTGAACCTAAAACCTTAGATGATATTTATAATATTAATTACTATAACTTAGCATTCTTAAGTACTGATGATTTAAATATAAACGATAAAATACTTCCGATATTTAGTAATAAGAATATAGATGTAAATAGATACTTTGATTTACAAATACAAATTAATTCTATTAAATTAAATAATAATAAATTGCAAGCTACTATTAAGTTATTGCACAACAACTATGAAATTAAAGAATTTCTTTTAGAAAGTAATCAAACAGTAACGTTGCAAAATCCATATCAATACTTAATTCAAGTTGAACCAACTGAAAGATATCAAAAAACTGAATTTTATAAAAAACCATTTTATAAAGCTAGCGGAATTACTCCTGTAAGTTTTTGATTGGAAGAAATTTTAAGCATTGCATCTGAATTTAATTATGCAATTCCATATACTATTAATAATGATGTTCCTATTGAATTTTTCATCATGATAAATACTGTAGGTAGAATACAAAATTTAAACTCTATACCTGCATCGCTTAGAGAATGATTTAGAAATAATCAATATAGTGATGAAATGAAAATAAAAATTCATGAACAATTTATTCGGCGTAATTTTAAAATAAAAACACAAGAGACATTACAATGATCATTATCTACTTATAAGCAAAATGAGCAATATGCTTCATTTGAAAATGATAAAAACCTTATTAAATATAATTTAACTGTTAATATAAATAGTAAAACATTAAAAGGATCATTTAATTTTTCAACCGGAGATTATCAATCAGAAAATATAAATGATTATTTAAATGCTACATATATGCTATCTCTACCACAAAGTTCAAACAATAAAGTCTTGCAGAAAGCAATATTTGAAAAAACAACTTCGAAAAATCCACAAATAACACACTCAAATATAGTTGCTTGACAAGTAGCTTCGAAATTAAATGATATTTATAATTGGCCAACATTTGGTAGATATCAATTGCAAGTAGACGAATCACAACCAAATATTGTTGATAAAATAAATGGTACAGCTCAAATTAGATTTGTAATATTAGATACAAAAACTAATACTCTAGTAACTAAGTATGATCCAATGACTAAGCAAGATATTGTGCTTAAAAGTCAAAGCTTCAAACTAGAATGATTTAAAAAGTTCGATCAATTTGATGTAGAGAAAAAAGGTGAAATCTGAACCGATAATGATTTCATAACAAGTGATGCTAAGTTAAGTAAATATCAAAGAGACATTGCTCTAGCAAGAATGATTAATTCAACAAATATAACATATCGAAATGGTTATCGAACACCTAATAATAGAATGATTGATGTAGCTACATTACTAGAGGAGCAATCATTTGATAAAATGCCTTATATGTTTAAGTTTATTAATTCAGATAAAGAATTGAAAAACTCGCAAAATGAATCTGGACCAAATAATGATAGCAATATTATTCAAGATAGTGCTGATAAGATAAATAATGTAGATATTGAATATATAAAGAGAAATTATTATATTTATTTCATTGATGTATCTGGAGAACACAATTCCAAAACTAAACTAGGACATTTAAGATTTAAACTCGGATTTATTAATAAAAAGGATAATGATATTCGTTTTACAAGTGATAAATATATTAATCTATATAACTTACAAAATGATTATTATGAAGAATATTATCCTAATATGATGTTAAATATGATATCTCGTGATGAGCTAAATCTTGATTTATTAGATGTATCAAATATAACTGTGGAACAATTTATTTCACAAGATATGAATGTTATTAATTCATGATTACAAAATCATGGTGGAATTTTAAAATATAACCTTAACTATAATAATCGCTATGAAATAGAAAAAGAATTAATAAGTATTGAAAAAGTATGAAGAGTTCCAAATGAAACAAATTCAGTATTTATAACTCTTAAATATCAAAATAGTAATCGTGTAATAAATGGAACAACTTGATATCAAATTAAAGGATTTAAGCAAAATCATATTTATCAAGCTAGTGATAGTACAATTATTAATTCTCTAGGCAGAGATAGGGATATCTGACATGCTAGACCAGAAAATTTAAAAACAATATTTAAATCAAATGGAGATATTTTAAGACATCGTAATGTTGATTTAAATATTAATGATAACTTATGAGATATAACACCACAGCAAGCTAAATGAACATTACCTAAGCAATATTACACTGATATAATGGATAATGTAAATAATCGAGATAAATGACTTAATTTACATTTATTTTCAAATATTGTTTTTTGAGATGATGCAAAAGAACATCGAATCTTTAGTCTTAATGCTGGGTTAAATTTTGATATTAATTATGATGAGCTAAAACAAAAAGGCACATTATTTATTGATACAACAACTAGTGCTATTACAGATAAAAATAATATCACTCACCAAATACCAGTTCGTTTAGAAATAAAATACACTAATGAAGGCATTGAATTTATTTACAAATCTCTAGATCCCCAATATAGTATAGTGGCTGATAATTTAAGATACGATTTCTTTTCAGATAAAGTTCCAAGAGATAAAGAAAACACACTAAATCAAAATGGACAGCTATATATTGATAGAAATGGTTCTCTAGTATCAATGAGATATACTAATAATATAGTTAATGAGAAATTTAGCTCCAATCCAACTAATATAATTTCTTATAAAAACTTAGATTATAATGAAAAGAATTCACCTTATTATCTTTATTCAGAAGATAGAAAAGATAATGTATTTAAATATAATCCAAATCAAAATGTTGAATATAAATTACATAATGGATACAAATTCCCTATAGAAATCGCTAAAAAGCAATATTATGCAGATCCTTTAGTGGCTGAATCTAATGATAGATTGCTTGGAATGTTTATTTGGCCTAAAGCTGTCTTTGATTCAATTTATGTACTAGGAAAAGTTAATAATGACCCTAAAGATGGAAGGTTTTATGCTGTAACTAATGAACATGTGGTTAAAAATGACAGAATTAGATGACAACCACAAAAAGCTTTTGAAGATGAAGAATATTTAACTACAGTTACATTAATGAAAAAACCTGATTTATTTACCACAGAAATAGATGGCGGAAGTACACACCAAGCTGTGGGATTAAACGGTCAAAGAGGAAAAGTAAATATTGTATGAACAGGATATAGTCAAATTGGTTATAAACGCAATGTAAAAAGAAATGATAAAACATTAATAAAAGATAAATTCGTTGATATAACAGTGTTAGAAATTGACATTATTCCTTTTATCCAACAAGCTAAATTAGATGGTAAATTTGCTTTAGCAAATTACTTTGAAAAATGATTTACATTCAAAAACAAAAATTTAACCGATTATATCGCTACATGATCAGGTGCTACTGCATATAATGATGTATCTGTAACATGAAGTTCATTTGGAAACTTCCAACACTCAAGTCATATTGTTAATAGATTATCTACAATACATGGTGCATATGCAAATGGAGACGCAGAAAACGGTATAAGATGATTTATTCATGATTATAAATTCATGCCTATTTATGACGAAGGTGGTTCATCTGGTAGTGGATTAGTTGATACTCACGGAAATTATATTTCAACATTTAACTCATCAACCTCTAACCACATTGGAGTATCATGATCAAATACTAATGATAGTTTCAATTATTTTGGATTAAATTATAATAATGAACATCCACTTGATTTAATTAATAGTAAATCATTAGTTAGAAATATTTTGAAATTAAATGCTTATAACCCAAAACAACATTTAGTACCTTGATGAGTTAAGAAACCTAATAATTAG